CGATCGTGAATTTATGAAGGAGAAAATTTTTCCGCCTTTAGCCTTAATCCTTGTGCATTCCATATTTAATCGCACCCGCCCTTAAAGGTACGATATTAAGTATGGCAACCATAGAAATCTTGGGCGTTCCCCACGCATACGAGCTAACTGCTCCCACATCTTGCCCCCATACTTTAGTTTTTATTCACGGTTGGCTAAATAGCCGTGGTTACTGGCAGCCTGTAATTTCCCGACTGTCAGAAGATTTACAATGCCTTTCTTATGATTTACGAGGTTTTGGTGAGTCCCAGTCCCAGCCAGATACTGAGTTGAGTCAGGCAGAAGTTTCTGTCACTCATGCTCGCAATTTCAATAGTGGAGTTGACTCACCTTTCGATTCTACGTATACCCCATCTGCCTATGCTCAGGATTTAGCAGTCCTTCTGCAACAGCTGCATGTTACCAGTGTTTGGTTGATTGGTCATTCTCTAGGTGGCACGATCGCTCTTTGGGCAGCAGCCCAAATGCCCGATCTCGTTCAAGGAGTGATTTGTATTAATGCTGGTGGTGGCATCTATCTCAAAGAAGCCTTTGAGCAGTTCCGTTCGGCGGGTCAGCGATTTTTACAAGTCCGCCCTCGCTGGTTATCACAAATACCTTTAATTGATTTACTCTTTACCAGAAATAGTGTGGCACGTCCCTTGGAACGTTATTGGGCGCGTCAACGAGTGATCGATTTTGTCGTGGCCGATCCAGAAGCGGCTTTGGGAACTCTCTTAGACTCTACAACTGAAGAAGAAATCAACCGCTTACCTCAACTAGTATCGCAACTGAAACAGCCAGTTTATTTTTTAACAGGTAGCCACGATAAGGTGATGGAACCCAAGTATGTGCGCCACTTAGCCAGCTTTCATCGACTTTTTCAATACTCTGGCGACAATGTCATTGAAATTCCTGATTGTGGACACTTAGCAATGTTAGAGCAGCCGGATGCAGTTGCTAGCCATATCCGGTCAATAGTTAATATTGAAGAAGAGTCAATAATCAATAGTCAATAGTCAAGGGTCAAATAAGCAATATTTATCGATAAAGCACAAATGACAAATGACAATTGTCTATTAACTCGATTGATACAACTTCATTACCTGAGCAAGCGATAACCTAGATTCGACGCCTAGGGTTAAAGGAGATGTGTGCCCTCGCGAAAGATGATCGGCTGCGGCACAGGCAATCATGGCGGCATTATCGGTACAAAATTTTAGAGGGGGAAAGAGGACACGTAAGTTATGTTCGGCGGCTGCTGCTTGTAAGTGCTTTCTGAGTCCACTGTTAGCTGCGACACCTCCACCCACAGCAATTGTATTGAGGCCATAATCAAGGGCACAGGCGATCGCTCTTTTTGTCAGGGATCGCGCTACTGTTTCTTGAAAGCTAGCTGCTACATCTGCTATGGGAATTTCAGTGTGATTTTTTTCTAGCTGTTGTACTAACCGCAGTACGGCTGTCTTTAAGCCGCTAAAACTGCCGTCATAGCGATGATATCCTCCACCTGGTAAAGAGACTTTCCCTTCTGGCAAAGCAAAGGCTTGAGGATCGCCTGTTTGTGCCAAGCGATCGATGACTGGCCCGCCCGGATAACCCAACTTTAACAGTCGCGCTATTTTATCAAAAGCTTCTCCTGCCGCATCATCACGGGTTTCACCTAAGGTTTCGTACATACCACAATCTTTGACGTAAATCAAGCTTGTATGTCCGCCCGAAACGAGTAAGCTAAGAAAAGGGGGATCTAAACTTGGCTCGCTCAAGTAAGTTGCATAAATGTGCCCTTCGAGATGATGCACTCCCAAAAATGGCTTTCTTTGAATCATTGCTAAGGTTTTGGCAGCAGTTAACCCTACCAACAGCGCTCCTACCAATCCAGGGGCACAAGTTGCTGCAATGCCGTCAATTTGCTCCCAATTCATTTGGCTTTGCTCAAAGGCTTGGGCGATCGCCCAATTGATTGTTTCTAAGTGTTGACGGGATGCTACTTCTGGTACTACCCCACCATACTGCTGATGGATCGAGATTTGCGAAGCTATGATACTGCTACAAACTTGACGATTGTTAACAATTGCCACAGCAGTCTCATCACAGCTAGTTTCGATTGCTAAAACGGTTGCCATTGCTATAGGAGAGTAATGAGTAATCGGTCTTGAGTTCTGATTCTAGGTCGGGAATTTTCTCAAATATTACGAAATTTTATGCAGCACTGGGCACTCAGAACTCAAAACTCGATAGGAACTTGGTTGAGAAGCTTTAACTTTTATTTACTTAAACTTTACTCGGTTCCCAGGCAAGAGTATGATGACTTGCTAGTTATGTAAATAAAGACTGTACAAGCCGCTTCGTTTTGTACAAAAAACTTTTTGTTTTGTAATAAAAGGAAACAACTCCATGCGACGATTGTTTGCTTTGATTTTAGCGATTTGTCTTTGGTTCAATTTTGCCCCACCCGCAAAAGCGCTGGGGGCTAATCTTGCACCATGCGCAGACACTCCCGCTTTTCAAGAGCTAGCAAAAAATGCCCGTAATACCACTGCCGATCCCCAATCTGGGAAAAAGCGGTTTGAGCGTTATTCTCAAGCGCTTTGCGGCCCTGAAGGCTATCCCCATTTAATTGTTGATGGTCGCCTAGATCGTGCAGGTGACTTCTTAATTCCCAGCATTCTTTTCCTTTACATTACTGGTTGGATTGGTTGGGTAGGTCGTTCCTATCTACAAGCCATCAAAAAGGGATCTGACGCCGAACAAAAGGAAATCCAAATCGATCTCGGTTTGGCATTACCAATTATGGCCACAGGCTTTGCTTGGCCTGCTGCTGCTATCCAAGAATTACTTTCAGGTCAATTAACGGCTAAGGATACAGAAATTCCCATTTCCCCACGCTAATCATCTGAACTCATTCACTGGTTTTGGAGGCTAATTTTATGGCAGATAAAGGCGACTCATCATCCTATTTGATTAAGTTTATTTCCACTGCACCTGTAGCAGCCACCCTCTGGTTGACAATCACAGCAGGGATTTTGATTGAATTTAACCGCTTTTTCCCTGACCTACTTTTCCACCCACTGCCATAAGTAGAAGACTATATTCTCACAAGCTGAATTTTTGTCTTCTGTCTAATTTTTTATGTAGTTATATTTTTCACCATAGCTAGGTGAAAATATAGCTCAAATAGGCAGTACAAATAATTATTAGAAACTCGTATTCTCTTTACGGAGTACGAGTTTCTTTTTTTAAATTAGCAAAATTAATTTTTCTAAACTTCGCTGACAAAAAGCACCTTTAGCTACAATTATTATTAATAGAAAATGCCACAATTCTAATTTAGAGGCGAACATAAAATATGGCGCAAGCAGTAGATGCATCCAAAAATCTTCCCAGCGATCCTAGAAATCGTGAGGTTGTTTTTCCCGCCAAGCGCGATCCTCAGATAGGCAACCTAGAAACACCAATTAATTCTTCTCCCTTGGTGAAGTGGTTCATTAATAATTTGCCCGCTTATCGTCCCGGTCTAACTCCTTTTAGACGTGGGCTAGAAATTGGTATGGCTCATGGTTACTGGCTATTTGGCCCATTTGCTAAATTAGGCCCCCTGCGCGATACAGCTAATGCTAACTTGGCTGGATTACTAGGAGCTATCGGCTTGGTTGTACTTCTTACCGCTGCTCTATCCTTGTATGCTCACAGCAATCCTCCTAAAGCACTAAGCAGCGTGACTGCAAATCCTCCCGATGCTTTTACTACCAATGAAGGCTGGAACAACTTTGCCAGTGCTTTCTTAATTGGTGGTATTGGTGGCGCAGTAGTTGCTTACTTTTTAACTATCAATTTGGCAATCATTCAAGGCTTAGTTGGTTAAGTAGATCGTCAACGGCAATTAATTGCTAAAAAATGGACACATAATAAAGCTTAGGTCTTTATATGCGTCCATTTTTTGTTTGCCTGAGAAACAATTAAGCTTGGTATTGAAGGTTACAAATTACCCAAATAAATCTGCTTCTAGAGCTTTTAAAGCGGTTTCAAAATCGTCATTAACGATTTGAACGTCAAATTCATCTGCTGCTTTCACCTCTTCTTGGGCGCAGAGCAGACGACGGGCGATCGCTTCTTCAGCATCCTGTGCGCGACCGCGTATGCGTTTTTCTAATTCATCGAAGGAAGGTGGCAAGATAAAAATGCTATGCGCACTAGGGAAAGAAGTGCGAATTTGTCTTGCCCCCTCCAACTCAATTTCTAGTACAACCAATTTTCCAGACCCAACTTGGTTCAGCACAGTTTCACGCGGTGTGCCGTAATAATTACCAGCAAATTCTGCCCACTCTAAAAATTCGCCTTGAGCAACCAATTGTTCAAACTTGCTACGGCTTACAAAGTAATAATTTTTGCCGTTAATTTCTCCTGGGCGAGGAGAACGTGTGGTCATAGACACGGAGTAATACAGTTCCGGATGACGTTGTAACAATGCACGCAATAAAGTGCCTTTGCCAACCCCACTGGGACCCGTTAAAACAATTAGCCGACCGGAAGGCGGGCATTCTGTAGTAGTAGCACCACTCTGGATGGGTAGAACTTGCATCATCCGCTAAACCTGTGAATTAATCGAGAGACATAGATTCTTTAGTCTACTATTTGTTAGCTGTGTAACTCTTGACTAAGGAATTTGCAACACGGGTGACATAATAGTTGTCTAATTCACATGGTACTGCTGATAAGGTGCAAATAGGGTAGGGCTATTAACCCATCGCTACTTAATTATCTACAACTTGATGCTCGCGAGAAATTACGAAACGATTTGCAACAGTTTCTGGCTGAATCGCAGACAGAATGACGTGGCTGGAATCGGTGATAATTACAGCCCTAGTACGACGACCGTAGGTTGCGTCAATCAGTTGACCTCTGTCCCGCGCATCAGTAATGATCCGCTTAATTGGTGCAGACTCTGGACTAACAATGGCAACTACTCGGTTGGCAGATACGATGTTGCCAAAACCTATATTGATTAACTGAATTTCCATAAATAAACTGATGCCAAACTTGGTATGAGTAGCCAGTACATAATTATTTCCATGTTATCCCTAAAAAATTGGAGTTACAACGCTTAAATAAACGCCAGCTTTAGTGTTTAAACAATAATTGCTTTTTTTAGCGATTTCTTAACGGATTTTACTGAAAATATTCCTTAAGACATATGCAGATTCATCTAATACAAGATATACGTAGACACTATTGATAATACATAAACTTTAGATTTTAGATTGAAAATCACTTTCTGTTTACTAGGGTGGTGAATCCACTATCGCAATCATTTTTAAATAAGTATGTGTAAAACAGCAAAAATAAAAAAAGTGTAAGAGATGAATTCCAAGTCCCTTACACTTAAATTTTATATACCTAGAAGTTTAATTCCTCAGATTTTTAAATTTTGCGGCAAGTGTAATTGCATATTTCCTCCCATCAGAACCTTCCAAAACGAAATTTGAATTTTGAATTTTGCGCCGCAGTTGTCGTTTTCAATTCTTGCCATCGTTGTCTCAGTTGCTGCAAGTTAGGAGTGTGACCACCATAACGCCAGCCCACATAGGCTTGACAAATTTCATCTATCACTTGAGCATTTGCTGTTGAATGATGCTGGTATGCAACTTTGGCATACTCTAGAGGTGTTTGTGCTGGATGCTTGCCTAAGCCTTTTTGGTCTGCCCATTGCAGCATTTGTTGATAAAGGCTTTCCATTGGCGACAATTTTTTCAACCATCGACGGTTCAGCCACTCGCGCCATTGTTCCCAACCTAACCAACAGAAGAAAGCTGTTGTAGTGGTCAAGATTAAGCCAGTCAATACACCTAGCCAACCTTGTGAAAATAACGCAAAAAACCAAGCGCTCGCTCTAGTCAGCCAGCTAAATATGATGCTAAACACATAATCAAGCCAACCCCGGATTGGAGAAGGTATCCATCCTGCTACCCATTGCCAAAATTGGCGCAGAACGCTAAAAGTCTGAACATCTTCTATTGATGGGGGTATGAGAGGATGATTGGGAATTGGGTCGAAGGCAAACCAGCCATATTTAGGAATGTAAACTTCCGTCATGGCGTAGGCGTCGGTGTTACGCACAACATACATACCTGTGAAGGGATTAAACTCTCCCGGACTGAATCCTGCTACTAACCGTGCTGGAATACCGATGGAACGCAGCATCACTGTCAGTACTGTAGAGAAATGATCTGGATAGCCGCCTTTGTACTTAAATAAGAAAGCTTCTACTAAGTCTTCTTTTTCACCTAAATAAGGCAAATCAAAAGGATTTTCGGGAATAGAGTAGTTTTGCTTCAGGTATTGGGCTAGGTACAAGGCCTTTTCGTAGGGTGAATCGAGTGTTTTAGTTGATTTTCCTACCCGTTCGCGATTGTAGTTGGCGAGAATTTCTTCGGTGCGTTGCCTAACCTTTTGTTCAATCTCTGGCGGAATTTGCAGATAATGTTTCTGAATCGGCTTGGGATATTTAGTAGAAGCTTGTCCTAATACAGTGCGATCGCGGTATGGGACTTCAGAAATTACTGTATAGGTGAGACCTTCTGATAATTCCACAGGCGATCGCAAGCCATTTTCCCGATCGACAGCGATTACTGATGTGGGAAAGTAAATTTCCTTGGGATAAGTCAGTGCTGGAATCAGATTTGGTAAATCTGCCACTACAGTGTAAGTTTGTACTACCTGCTGGGTTTTGCCGCTAATCGCAGGTGAGGCGAGGAAAATTTGGGATGACCAAGGCGATCGCTTTAAAGTCAGAACATCATCATTGCGAGATACTTCCCATCCCTTACCTGTATAGCGATCGAATCCTAGGACTCGCCAAAAACCCTCGGCTTGCGATCGCACTCGCATCACCACCTTGGGTTTCATTGCTCCCCGTAGGTTTTGGTTAATTTGGCTATTAAAACCGTAATAAAAATTATTATCTAGATTTCCTGGTTTGCCATCTTTAGCTTGACCATCGCCGTTGCCACCACGACCTTGATTTTTGCCATTACCTTGGCGGACATAACCAGGATTGATGATGCTCCGTCCCGTAAAATTATTTTTGACTGCAATGTTAGAACTGACAGGAAAAGTACGTAATTGATAACCAGGGAACCTTGGTAAAACGGCAAAAATCCCCAGTCCCAATCCGAGAATTAACGCGAACAGTAAAAAATAAAAAGGTAAAAGAGAAGACCATTTTTTCTCTTTTACCTTTTGCTTTTTCAAGTTTAACTTCTCTAAGCCGAGTCTTGAGCGATAATCTAGGACTAGAGTTGGCAAAGCGATCGCTAGAAATAACAGCAGCACAGGCGCAAATGCTAATGTTTGACTCAGCGTTGCCGCCACACCTAGTAAGATTAACCCAATGACAATTGAATAGCCCAAGTCCTTACGGCGGGGCATATCAAAGCTGTGGAGTATTTGAAGTTGAATCAATAACTCTGCCAAACTCAGTCGGGTATCATTTAATTCCCCTAACAACCGCCCAAAGAAAGCACCTAGTGCTACTAACATTCCTATGGCGATGCAAAACTTGACTGTAATATTAGGATTGCGGCGACTGCGGTTACTCCAAATTGCACCCATCACACTTGCCGGAATAGCCCAGAGACTAAATTGAGTCTCAGCAGCAATATCGGTCGCCACAATTCCTGTCATTACCAACGCTAGCACTAGCACCCGTAAGGAAATTGAATCTTCCACTTCCATTAAAGGCGGCCCCTGCTTGTTTTGCCGCCAGTAGTCATGTCCTACAGGTAGACGCCAAAACTGATTAATCCTGGATAAGTTAAACATTTAAAGTACGAGCAAAGCGATGATGTAGACGCTAAAGACACAATACTGGGGGTGAAAACCAACTACCCAGCCTCCAGCTGCTACCCTACCCTACTCTATGGAAACGCCTTTAGCGAAGGGGAATTCCCTAAGTAACGTGGTAACAAACTGAAAATGCGCCTACGGGAATCTACTTGTCTTGTGCTAGGTTCTACCAATCAATAGTATGCTTGTGTAGGCTCCCTCAATACCGCTTGTGAAAAAAAGATAAGTTTCAAAACCAGGAAATCATTAATTATCTATTGGCATTTATCAAAGTAGGGTGCTAGCCGTGCGATTTTGCCTATGTTATGGGATTAATGACAAACAACAGCGGCTGTTGGTCTATTTCTGGAAAATCAACTTCTAAAGTATAAATCTGGTTGAGTTGCTGACAGTGTAATTCTACACTTAAGCTTCCCGAACTTGCTGACCGTCCTACTGCCTGGGTATCCTTTCCTTTGAGCGTGAAAACTCCTTGGGTAGGTAACTTACCCTCGACCCGTAGCTTTCCTATCTGTCCCTGAGACTGGTATTCTACTTTTAGGCTGAGAACACCTGCACTAGTTAACCATTCTCTTTCGACTATGGGATTGGTTGCGGAAAGTGGTAGCGTCAAGTTTTCTAACAGTTGTTTAGCAGCTAACAACGATAACGCTATTTGTTGACGTTGTTTTAAATCTGAGTAATCGCTCTGAATATTGGGCATGGTCTCCAGAGCATCTACAGACCGATAAGTACTTCTCAGTACTAATCCAGCTATATCGTTGAGCGTTTGGCTATCGTTAGGAAACAACTCCTCGACTGCCTGAACTAATTTGGCCCCTAAAGGTAGGGAAGATGTCAGCAACACTTGACACTTGTGTAGCAATTGACGGAAAATGCTTTCCGGCAGAGTAACAGGTAAATTAAGCTTTGACTGTTGTGCCACCCATCCCCAGGCTGGAACTAATTCTATAGATGCTTCGTCCGCATAATCGGGATAGTCTATTAACTGAGTTTCCCAGGGGAATAAAGGCGGGTGGTTTTGGATTTGGATTTGTAACCGACGTTTAATGACGGCTTGGAAACGTTCTTGCACAGTAGGAATTTCTCCCAGTTGAAAGGTTTGGGGCGTCCCTCCCGACTCTGGCTCGCCACTTGTTGATGTGAGAGCTTGCTTGAGAGGGTTTTCCACCCCGTCAATTTCCTCACTATCTACCGAAGACGACTTAGAGGTGATGACATCGTCTGCCAACACCCAACTAAGTAACTGGTAATGTAAGGATTCTGAGTCACTATTCATGAGTAGATGCACCCGATCCGGACACTAAAGAGTTACGAATTTCCCAAGCTTGTTCAAGAATCTTAAACCACCGTTTTTGCAATTGTGCCATAGACAAACCTAGAGTTTTCGCGATTTTTTCATCGGGTTGCCCTTGTTGTTTCATATTCAGTAAAGACCGCTGTTTCTCGTCTAACTCCGCTGTATATGTTTGCCACTGTTGGGGAGTTAGACCTAAATTCGTTGGTAAGGAAGCTTCTAACCATTCGTGAACTAATTCCCAACGATGCAACAAGGCAAACCGAATTAAATGATATTTAAAACGCTGCTGTAAGTAATCTCTCTGTCGAGGGGTTAAACCTAAAATTGACTCTATTTCCTGTGCGGATAGATCTTGAAGGCGGAGACTAAAGTAATCGGCACAGTCATTTTGTTGTCGTTGTTCCAAATAATCCAATAACTCTGTAATGACGACAGAGCGCAACGTGTCTTCTTCTGGCTCTGGTTCTGCTTGCGTTGCCATTGCCGAACGCAATTGTTGTACTGCTGGCTCTTCCCAGGAACCATCGGCTTCGTTGGCACTACCTTCTGCCGCTTGTTCGATATCTACACTGGTTTCTGGAGGTTGCTGTTGAGAGAAAGTTTGCGCTCGGAGAATAATTAGCTGTTGCTGACGCCCTGGTAAGGGTATACGTCGCTTACCATAACGTTCGGTAAATGCCATATATTCAGCCAATTCTAGTAGTGTCTGAGGGCGATAGGCACTACCCATTTGGTTTTCCCGCCGGAAAGCGTTCAAGGCCTCCAGATAAAAGCTCTGGAGGAAATCTTCAATGATAGTCAGCCGCCCTTGATAACTCAATTGCTTCTGAGGAGGATTAATGTAACGATAGATAATCGCACTCAAAGTGCTATGTAATTCTACCCTGCCTCGATTTGAACCCAGCTGATAATACCTCAGGCACTGTTGCAGCCTATGGCGGGCTAAGGTCATTGCTGAGTTTTCTATAGCACCGGAAGCTTGGATACGTTTACTTTCGTTGCAAATTCGGTAGACTTCGGAGGCGATTCGTGTTGCCACATCATGGCAATTCTGTTCCGAAGCTTTGGTTGACTGCTGAAGCTCCTTAAATAGGAGTTGAAATATCACCTCCACGCCGATAGAATTCTCTCCCTGAATAGTTGCGGTTGCGGCTGAATTCATAGTCTCTGTTTTTAAAAGACCCTAACATACTTAAACACAACCTGTACGACCGTGGGTGTTGGCTTGATGATTTTGCTTATAAGCTAAACACAAGACCAATCCTGCATTGAGGATTTGGCTTAATTTATTATTCCCAATCACAGTGGGATTATTTACACTTTGCTTTGATTTTATGGCCATTACCCAGGAGCCGTTGACAAGTCATTATGGATTTAGAAGCACAAATTCAATTGTTGATTGATGATGCACCCCACGATGGTATAACACCACAACTTGTTGCAGCAATTGCCCCTGCGCTCAAGGCGATCGCTCATCAGTTACGTTACCCCCAGTATTATATTCTCCAAAGCTTGGAGTCAGAGTGGGTTTTAACTACATTGAGCAACCGAGCAAATCCACAATTAGAAAAGCGGGTAGTTTACGCTTTTCCTACCTTAAAGGATGCCACAGTTACTTCATCTGCTGGGCTGGATTCTCAAGTAATAGCTACAGCCATTCCTGTAACTCACATTTTGTTCCAACTGCTGGCATTAGAACCCGTAGATAGTATAGTGTTTTTTGAGACTCCTGGTATGACTAATAATACAGTCGAGGTGCGACGAACTGACCTACAAAACCAGATTCAACAAAAACTACAACCCAGCAATACCCGAAAACGAGTACCACCCGATATTGCATAAAACCATTTTAGATTTTGGATTCAATTCAAAATCCAAAATCTAAAATTGCTTAATACAGCCGACTCAGTACATAGTCAGCCATATTAATTAAAGCTTGACGCGATTCTGAGGGTGAGAGAACTGCAATATGCTCGGTTGCTACCTTAGCATGGTAAGCGGCTAATTCTCTTGCCTTTTGTATTCCTTGGCTTTCTTGAATCAACCCTAGTGCTTGTTCTAAATCTCCTGATTGAGCAAACTCTCGCTCAATTAGTACTTCTAGATATGGTTTTTCCTTTAAAGCGAATAAAACTGGTGCTGTAAGGTTGCCACTTTTCAGATCTGACCCTACAGGTTTGCCTAATGTATCAGTTGAACTGGTGAAATCTAAAATATCATCCACAATCTGGAACGCTAGACCTAGATGGCGTCCATAGTTATATAAATGGTCGGCATTTTCTGGGGATACTTCGCTAAGTAACCCTGCTGCTTTAGAACTATTGGCAATTAATGAGGCAGTTTTGTAATAGCTCTTGTTGAGGTAAGTCTCTATCGTGATGTTAGTATCAAATCGATTTAGTCCCTGCTG
The genomic region above belongs to Calothrix sp. NIES-2098 and contains:
- a CDS encoding photosystem I reaction centre subunit IX/PsaJ; amino-acid sequence: MADKGDSSSYLIKFISTAPVAATLWLTITAGILIEFNRFFPDLLFHPLP
- a CDS encoding solanesyl diphosphate synthase, with the protein product MTPATSLFTPVEADLRILADNLKQLVGNRHPILYAAAEHLFGAGGKRIRPAIVLLIARATMLNQDITSRHRRLAEIAEMIHTASLVHDDVVDESQMRRGVPTVHSLFGNRIAVLAGDFLFAQSSWYLANLDNLEVVKLLSEVIMDLAAGEIQQGLNRFDTNITIETYLNKSYYKTASLIANSSKAAGLLSEVSPENADHLYNYGRHLGLAFQIVDDILDFTSSTDTLGKPVGSDLKSGNLTAPVLFALKEKPYLEVLIEREFAQSGDLEQALGLIQESQGIQKARELAAYHAKVATEHIAVLSPSESRQALINMADYVLSRLY
- the psaL gene encoding photosystem I subunit XI, with product MAQAVDASKNLPSDPRNREVVFPAKRDPQIGNLETPINSSPLVKWFINNLPAYRPGLTPFRRGLEIGMAHGYWLFGPFAKLGPLRDTANANLAGLLGAIGLVVLLTAALSLYAHSNPPKALSSVTANPPDAFTTNEGWNNFASAFLIGGIGGAVVAYFLTINLAIIQGLVG
- a CDS encoding guanylate kinase; the protein is MMQVLPIQSGATTTECPPSGRLIVLTGPSGVGKGTLLRALLQRHPELYYSVSMTTRSPRPGEINGKNYYFVSRSKFEQLVAQGEFLEWAEFAGNYYGTPRETVLNQVGSGKLVVLEIELEGARQIRTSFPSAHSIFILPPSFDELEKRIRGRAQDAEEAIARRLLCAQEEVKAADEFDVQIVNDDFETALKALEADLFG
- a CDS encoding alpha/beta hydrolase fold protein, which produces MATIEILGVPHAYELTAPTSCPHTLVFIHGWLNSRGYWQPVISRLSEDLQCLSYDLRGFGESQSQPDTELSQAEVSVTHARNFNSGVDSPFDSTYTPSAYAQDLAVLLQQLHVTSVWLIGHSLGGTIALWAAAQMPDLVQGVICINAGGGIYLKEAFEQFRSAGQRFLQVRPRWLSQIPLIDLLFTRNSVARPLERYWARQRVIDFVVADPEAALGTLLDSTTEEEINRLPQLVSQLKQPVYFLTGSHDKVMEPKYVRHLASFHRLFQYSGDNVIEIPDCGHLAMLEQPDAVASHIRSIVNIEEESIINSQ
- a CDS encoding sialoglycoprotease; the protein is MATVLAIETSCDETAVAIVNNRQVCSSIIASQISIHQQYGGVVPEVASRQHLETINWAIAQAFEQSQMNWEQIDGIAATCAPGLVGALLVGLTAAKTLAMIQRKPFLGVHHLEGHIYATYLSEPSLDPPFLSLLVSGGHTSLIYVKDCGMYETLGETRDDAAGEAFDKIARLLKLGYPGGPVIDRLAQTGDPQAFALPEGKVSLPGGGYHRYDGSFSGLKTAVLRLVQQLEKNHTEIPIADVAASFQETVARSLTKRAIACALDYGLNTIAVGGGVAANSGLRKHLQAAAAEHNLRVLFPPLKFCTDNAAMIACAAADHLSRGHTSPLTLGVESRLSLAQVMKLYQSS
- a CDS encoding photosystem I reaction center protein PsaF subunit III yields the protein MRRLFALILAICLWFNFAPPAKALGANLAPCADTPAFQELAKNARNTTADPQSGKKRFERYSQALCGPEGYPHLIVDGRLDRAGDFLIPSILFLYITGWIGWVGRSYLQAIKKGSDAEQKEIQIDLGLALPIMATGFAWPAAAIQELLSGQLTAKDTEIPISPR
- a CDS encoding transglutaminase domain-containing protein — its product is MFNLSRINQFWRLPVGHDYWRQNKQGPPLMEVEDSISLRVLVLALVMTGIVATDIAAETQFSLWAIPASVMGAIWSNRSRRNPNITVKFCIAIGMLVALGAFFGRLLGELNDTRLSLAELLIQLQILHSFDMPRRKDLGYSIVIGLILLGVAATLSQTLAFAPVLLLFLAIALPTLVLDYRSRLGLEKLNLKKQKVKEKKWSSLLPFYFLLFALILGLGLGIFAVLPRFPGYQLRTFPVSSNIAVKNNFTGRSIINPGYVRQGNGKNQGRGGNGDGQAKDGKPGNLDNNFYYGFNSQINQNLRGAMKPKVVMRVRSQAEGFWRVLGFDRYTGKGWEVSRNDDVLTLKRSPWSSQIFLASPAISGKTQQVVQTYTVVADLPNLIPALTYPKEIYFPTSVIAVDRENGLRSPVELSEGLTYTVISEVPYRDRTVLGQASTKYPKPIQKHYLQIPPEIEQKVRQRTEEILANYNRERVGKSTKTLDSPYEKALYLAQYLKQNYSIPENPFDLPYLGEKEDLVEAFLFKYKGGYPDHFSTVLTVMLRSIGIPARLVAGFSPGEFNPFTGMYVVRNTDAYAMTEVYIPKYGWFAFDPIPNHPLIPPSIEDVQTFSVLRQFWQWVAGWIPSPIRGWLDYVFSIIFSWLTRASAWFFALFSQGWLGVLTGLILTTTTAFFCWLGWEQWREWLNRRWLKKLSPMESLYQQMLQWADQKGLGKHPAQTPLEYAKVAYQHHSTANAQVIDEICQAYVGWRYGGHTPNLQQLRQRWQELKTTTAAQNSKFKFRFGRF